A genomic segment from Candidatus Hydrogenedentota bacterium encodes:
- the rpsI gene encoding 30S ribosomal protein S9, protein MAASNEIVAVGRRKTSTARVRLKPGTGVITVNGKSIDEYMARDILVMMAHQPFDATDNAGKWDVRANCAGGGVAGQAGALRLGIARALAKIDSKYISVLRRYNLLTRDAREVERKKYGRPGARKRFQFSKR, encoded by the coding sequence GTGGCAGCTTCCAACGAAATTGTAGCGGTCGGCCGGCGCAAGACCTCGACGGCGCGCGTGCGCCTGAAGCCCGGCACCGGCGTTATCACGGTGAACGGCAAGAGCATCGACGAATACATGGCGCGCGACATCCTCGTGATGATGGCGCACCAGCCGTTTGACGCGACCGACAACGCGGGCAAATGGGACGTGCGCGCGAATTGCGCGGGCGGCGGCGTCGCGGGCCAGGCGGGGGCGCTTCGCCTCGGCATTGCGCGCGCGCTGGCGAAGATAGACTCGAAGTACATTTCGGTCCTTCGCCGCTACAACCTGCTCACGCGCGACGCGCGAGAGGTGGAGCGCAAAAAGTACGGCCGCCCCGGCGCACGCAAACGCTTCCAGTTCTCCAAGCGCTAG
- a CDS encoding DNA-3-methyladenine glycosylase I produces MKKRCEWARLELDIAYHDAEWGVPVHDDRTLFEFLILEGAQAGLSWSTILKKRENYRAAYDNFDPVKVARYDARQKAKLLQNEGIVRNRAKIEASVLNAKAFLAVQDEFGSFDKYIWQFAGGKPKVNAWKSLRDIPAHTPESDAMSKDLKKRGFKFVGTTICYAFMQAVGMVNDHTVDCFRYRQVQSPRRK; encoded by the coding sequence ATGAAGAAACGCTGCGAATGGGCCCGGCTCGAACTCGATATCGCGTACCACGACGCCGAATGGGGCGTTCCCGTGCACGACGACCGGACGCTCTTCGAGTTCCTCATACTCGAAGGCGCGCAGGCCGGTTTGTCCTGGTCCACCATATTGAAGAAGCGCGAAAACTACCGCGCTGCGTACGATAACTTCGATCCCGTGAAAGTCGCGAGATACGACGCGCGCCAAAAAGCCAAGCTCCTCCAGAACGAAGGCATCGTCCGTAACCGCGCAAAGATCGAGGCCTCAGTGCTGAACGCGAAAGCCTTCCTCGCAGTCCAAGATGAATTCGGCTCGTTCGACAAATACATCTGGCAATTTGCCGGCGGCAAACCCAAGGTAAACGCGTGGAAATCCCTGCGCGACATACCCGCCCATACGCCGGAATCGGACGCGATGAGCAAAGACCTCAAAAAGCGGGGATTCAAGTTTGTGGGCACCACTATCTGTTACGCCTTTATGCAAGCCGTCGGTATGGTCAACGACCATACGGTTGACTGTTTTCGATACAGGCAAGTGCAATCGCCGCGTCGCAAGTGA
- a CDS encoding ATP-binding cassette domain-containing protein has translation MVVLDKVRRKLGPGVEFYCEEFHAPEASQIALWGPSGCGKSTMLNLISGLLRPSSGVIKIDGIETQGLRSGQLDRLRGERFGFVFQTFNLLGPFTALQNVMLGMRFSDTRPAREWREHATHLLERVGLGHRLHARPGTMSVGERQRVAIARALAAGVMDLLLELCGENKVTLLLVTHDQKIAEHLPNRFDCTGLARETAQ, from the coding sequence GTGGTCGTTCTGGATAAAGTCCGCCGCAAACTCGGCCCCGGGGTCGAGTTTTACTGCGAGGAATTTCACGCGCCCGAGGCATCGCAGATCGCCTTGTGGGGGCCGAGCGGCTGCGGCAAGAGCACCATGCTCAACCTCATAAGCGGTTTGCTTCGCCCGAGTTCGGGCGTCATAAAGATTGACGGTATCGAAACACAGGGCCTGCGCAGCGGCCAACTCGACCGGCTCCGTGGCGAGCGGTTTGGCTTCGTGTTCCAGACGTTCAACCTGCTTGGGCCGTTTACGGCACTGCAAAACGTCATGCTCGGCATGCGCTTCAGCGACACCCGGCCCGCGCGCGAATGGCGCGAACACGCTACGCACCTGCTCGAACGCGTTGGCCTCGGCCACCGGCTTCATGCGCGGCCGGGCACCATGAGCGTCGGCGAACGCCAGCGCGTCGCCATCGCCCGCGCCCTTGCCGCCGGCGTGATGGACCTCCTGCTCGAATTGTGCGGCGAAAACAAAGTGACGCTGCTGCTCGTCACGCACGACCAGAAGATTGCCGAGCACCTCCCCAACCGGTTCGACTGCACCGGACTCGCGCGCGAGACTGCCCAATGA
- the crcB gene encoding fluoride efflux transporter CrcB — translation MQVVTNALLVGIGGFAGSVFRYWVSGWVQSLVSQSWRPVGTFAVNVIGCFLIGLLLGLAEFRQVLKPEARLLLIVGVLGGFTTFSTFGYETYALARDREFAAALVNIGAQVVFGLAAVWAGYTLARFA, via the coding sequence ATGCAAGTCGTCACGAATGCATTGCTCGTCGGTATCGGTGGATTCGCCGGTTCCGTATTTCGCTATTGGGTCAGCGGCTGGGTGCAATCGCTCGTGAGTCAATCGTGGCGGCCGGTTGGCACCTTCGCGGTGAACGTAATCGGATGCTTCCTCATTGGCCTGCTACTTGGCCTCGCGGAGTTCCGGCAGGTGCTCAAGCCCGAGGCGCGCCTCCTGCTCATCGTCGGTGTGCTCGGCGGTTTCACTACGTTCTCCACCTTCGGCTACGAGACGTACGCGCTCGCGCGCGATCGCGAATTCGCCGCGGCGCTCGTTAATATCGGCGCGCAGGTTGTGTTCGGCCTGGCCGCTGTTTGGGCCGGTTACACCCTGGCGCGGTTCGCGTAA
- a CDS encoding ABC transporter permease, with the protein MTLWHIAWNYLWNRKLTTFLTILSVALGVGLITSVLLLSYEVERRFVQEGQAFDIAVGAKGSTQQLVLSTLYYIGMPAGVMPSKYYESLKEEPSVAAAFPITMGDSYKGHRIVGTIREMLAYEWRDSVTGDRRGTFDLADGDYFTKPLEAVLGHTVAQETGLRVGDQFASTHGMYVYEGMEEHHEDSPFTVIGILKPSGTPNDRAIFVDYRSIYDVHEHEYGTPSLTGVDIESDTGDEVNNEHAGEDAQHEDHDAEEHPEDEEDHDHFDPREKLTAVLLVLDSPAERYEFKQRIIEEYPNAVAAVPVIEIQTLYNQLLGTARQVMLYIGFLVIVISSISILIGLYLSIIQRKRDLAIMRALGASSGEVFGAVLIEAFWVTLLGIGSGYAAGLALTWTIGAYLVQRIGFKVSIFSPSPDMISAYSAILIMGMIAGILPAWQAYRTDVARDLAEL; encoded by the coding sequence ATGACGCTTTGGCACATTGCATGGAACTATCTCTGGAACCGAAAACTCACGACGTTCCTCACCATTCTCTCGGTCGCGCTTGGCGTCGGCCTTATCACGTCGGTGCTGCTGTTAAGCTACGAAGTCGAGCGGCGCTTTGTGCAAGAGGGCCAGGCATTCGACATCGCCGTCGGCGCGAAGGGCAGCACACAGCAACTCGTGCTCAGCACCCTGTATTACATCGGCATGCCCGCCGGCGTGATGCCCTCGAAATACTACGAGTCGCTCAAAGAGGAACCGTCCGTAGCGGCCGCGTTCCCAATCACAATGGGTGATTCCTACAAAGGCCACCGAATCGTAGGCACAATCCGCGAAATGCTCGCATACGAATGGCGCGACAGCGTCACCGGCGATCGGCGCGGCACCTTCGACTTGGCGGACGGCGATTACTTCACGAAACCGCTCGAAGCCGTCCTCGGCCACACCGTCGCGCAGGAGACCGGACTGCGCGTTGGCGATCAATTCGCCAGCACACACGGAATGTATGTCTACGAAGGCATGGAAGAACACCACGAGGACTCGCCCTTCACGGTCATCGGGATTCTCAAACCGTCCGGTACGCCGAACGACCGCGCCATCTTCGTGGACTACCGCTCGATCTACGACGTGCACGAACACGAATACGGAACGCCCAGCCTCACCGGCGTGGATATCGAGTCCGACACCGGCGATGAAGTGAATAACGAGCACGCCGGCGAAGACGCCCAACACGAAGATCATGACGCGGAGGAGCATCCCGAAGACGAAGAAGACCACGATCACTTCGACCCACGCGAAAAACTGACCGCCGTCCTTCTCGTACTTGACAGCCCGGCCGAGCGATACGAGTTCAAACAGCGCATCATCGAAGAGTATCCCAACGCGGTAGCAGCCGTTCCCGTTATTGAAATTCAGACGCTGTACAACCAGCTCCTCGGCACCGCGCGCCAGGTCATGCTCTACATCGGATTCCTCGTAATCGTCATCAGTTCGATTTCGATCCTGATCGGCCTCTACCTCTCCATCATCCAACGCAAACGCGACCTCGCCATCATGCGTGCGCTCGGCGCGTCTTCAGGCGAGGTATTTGGCGCGGTGCTGATCGAGGCCTTTTGGGTCACGCTCCTGGGAATCGGCTCAGGCTACGCCGCCGGTCTCGCCCTGACCTGGACTATCGGGGCGTACCTCGTCCAGCGGATCGGGTTTAAGGTCTCGATCTTCAGCCCCTCGCCGGACATGATCTCCGCCTATTCGGCGATTCTCATCATGGGCATGATCGCGGGAATTCTCCCCGCGTGGCAGGCCTACCGGACCGATGTGGCCCGCGACTTGGCCGAATTATGA
- a CDS encoding DUF1624 domain-containing protein: protein MTKLNVVCPTCSHEMPVPLGAMGKRGRCTVCGTVFEVTQENSTRFEDAAAPARTPTGETTVPSRNKLAAQTAAATAPKRVASAVGRIASMDHLRGYAIFGMILVDALGNFDIFPGFLHHHRDAYSYADTIAPLFVFVVGMGFRLSMARRVEKEGIWPARWGAFKRYLTLFIVAVVFYGPDYKKDWWDALTDIALAGMITLPLINLGTVVRAVAAWFYLGLYMFIFLATPYGTWLFHESMNGGPLGMLCSGFALLMGTVAYDLLDSGEQQKIVRWSLAAGLGMVALSYVVWKLLPDPLEPYTTAHGAYWAFAARWKAAPVELLSVGLAWIAFLAFYMVCDVYEKEVPMLPILGENPLVIYLIQYSLFEMNSGYIEETKTSADYLYGILLFAGVLGFCYAAALRLHKQGYIIKL from the coding sequence ATGACCAAGCTCAACGTTGTGTGCCCGACGTGCAGCCACGAAATGCCGGTGCCGTTAGGCGCAATGGGCAAGCGCGGGCGTTGTACGGTGTGCGGCACCGTATTCGAAGTCACACAAGAGAACTCGACGCGCTTCGAAGACGCCGCCGCGCCCGCCCGTACGCCAACCGGCGAAACGACCGTGCCGAGCCGGAACAAACTTGCGGCGCAGACCGCAGCGGCCACGGCGCCAAAACGCGTTGCATCGGCTGTGGGCCGGATCGCGTCGATGGACCATCTGCGCGGCTATGCGATCTTCGGGATGATCCTCGTGGACGCGTTGGGCAACTTCGATATCTTTCCGGGCTTTCTGCACCACCATCGCGACGCGTATTCGTATGCGGACACCATTGCGCCGCTGTTCGTGTTTGTGGTCGGCATGGGGTTCCGTTTGTCGATGGCGCGGCGCGTCGAGAAGGAGGGAATCTGGCCCGCCCGCTGGGGCGCGTTCAAACGCTATCTTACGTTGTTCATTGTCGCGGTTGTGTTCTATGGCCCGGACTACAAGAAGGATTGGTGGGACGCGCTGACGGACATCGCGCTCGCGGGGATGATCACGCTGCCGCTGATCAATCTGGGCACCGTCGTTCGCGCGGTCGCGGCGTGGTTCTACCTCGGACTGTATATGTTCATCTTTCTGGCGACGCCGTACGGGACGTGGCTGTTCCACGAAAGTATGAATGGCGGGCCGCTGGGGATGTTGTGCTCGGGATTCGCGCTATTGATGGGCACCGTAGCATACGACCTTCTCGATAGCGGCGAGCAACAGAAGATTGTGCGCTGGTCGCTGGCCGCGGGGCTGGGTATGGTCGCACTGAGCTATGTCGTCTGGAAGCTACTGCCTGACCCGCTTGAACCCTACACCACCGCGCACGGCGCGTACTGGGCGTTCGCCGCACGGTGGAAAGCCGCGCCGGTCGAACTCCTGTCCGTCGGCCTCGCGTGGATTGCGTTCCTTGCGTTCTACATGGTCTGCGACGTGTACGAGAAAGAAGTGCCGATGCTGCCAATCCTTGGCGAGAACCCGCTGGTCATTTACCTCATCCAATACTCCTTGTTCGAGATGAACAGTGGCTATATCGAGGAGACGAAGACTTCCGCGGACTATCTCTACGGAATTCTGCTGTTCGCAGGGGTCCTCGGGTTCTGCTATGCCGCCGCCTTGCGACTGCACAAACAGGGGTACATCATTAAACTTTAA
- a CDS encoding DUF190 domain-containing protein — protein MEFKHGCLLRIFLGESDKHGGMALYEWIIEQARERGIAGATAVRGVAGFGAHHRIHTAKVLRLSLDLPIVVEIADAEENVKQFLDAIRPALADGLATLEPIDFCSFTRPRGGT, from the coding sequence ATGGAATTCAAGCACGGCTGCCTTCTCCGCATCTTCCTCGGCGAAAGCGACAAGCACGGCGGCATGGCGCTCTACGAATGGATCATCGAACAGGCCCGTGAACGCGGTATCGCCGGCGCAACCGCCGTTCGCGGTGTCGCCGGCTTCGGCGCGCACCACCGCATTCACACCGCAAAGGTGCTGCGTCTCTCGCTCGACTTGCCCATCGTCGTCGAAATAGCCGATGCGGAGGAGAACGTCAAGCAGTTTTTGGACGCAATCCGGCCTGCATTGGCGGACGGCCTCGCCACCTTGGAGCCAATCGATTTCTGCTCGTTCACGCGGCCTCGTGGCGGCACATAG
- a CDS encoding MFS transporter, whose protein sequence is MSPGTLHPQAKVAFVLAGLYNAAEALCQVFVSVYFWRNSHDLMVLCWYYLALYSVTPIVFVLSGWYSKVHDRLHVYRIGIILHAVYYATLLILQENSVNYTLLLGVLLGVTWGAFWAGANTINYDVTTTGRREYFIGVMNAISHASRMIAPLVSGFIITRTPDRLHGYHIVFAVVLGLYLLSFLASFMLTRDPQRTAFRIKRALFPSKEHRDWRYVMLASFTLAGTFEIPTIFLGILMYMETQDELSVGSYSAYQAIIAIVVSYLFGRWARPETRKGHLFWSSILLAASGVVFFFPLTLASLLVFAMLRSAAMAMFGIGHFSTRMEVIMNTAEDSLQRIEYLCAWEVPLALGRILMMLLMVALAIAFDDPSLGIRIVIIVLCALRLATYYFLAQTSVLRNPGQVV, encoded by the coding sequence ATGAGTCCCGGCACTCTTCATCCGCAGGCCAAAGTCGCTTTCGTACTGGCAGGGCTCTATAACGCCGCCGAGGCCTTATGCCAGGTCTTCGTCAGCGTCTACTTCTGGCGAAACAGTCACGACCTGATGGTATTGTGTTGGTATTACCTCGCCCTGTATTCGGTGACGCCAATCGTATTCGTGCTCTCCGGTTGGTACTCGAAAGTACACGACCGGCTCCATGTCTATCGCATCGGAATCATTCTCCACGCCGTCTATTACGCGACGCTGCTGATCCTGCAGGAGAACTCCGTCAACTACACCCTCTTGCTCGGCGTATTGTTGGGCGTTACCTGGGGTGCATTCTGGGCCGGCGCGAACACGATCAACTATGACGTCACCACTACGGGGCGCCGCGAATACTTCATCGGCGTGATGAACGCCATCAGCCACGCGTCACGCATGATCGCACCGCTCGTCAGCGGATTCATCATCACGCGCACCCCCGACCGGTTGCACGGCTACCACATTGTCTTCGCCGTAGTGTTGGGCCTCTACCTCCTCTCGTTCCTCGCCAGTTTCATGCTGACGCGCGATCCGCAGCGCACCGCATTTCGAATCAAGCGCGCGTTGTTCCCATCGAAGGAACATCGTGACTGGCGCTACGTCATGCTCGCGTCGTTCACGCTCGCGGGGACTTTCGAAATCCCGACCATCTTCCTCGGCATCCTCATGTACATGGAAACCCAAGACGAGCTTTCCGTTGGCAGCTACTCCGCGTACCAGGCGATCATTGCCATCGTTGTGTCGTACCTCTTCGGCCGCTGGGCGCGTCCGGAAACGCGAAAGGGCCACTTGTTCTGGTCGTCTATCCTGCTCGCCGCAAGCGGCGTCGTGTTCTTCTTCCCCTTGACGCTGGCGTCCCTGCTCGTGTTCGCAATGCTCCGCTCCGCGGCGATGGCGATGTTCGGTATCGGCCATTTCAGCACGCGCATGGAAGTCATCATGAACACTGCCGAGGATTCGCTCCAGCGCATCGAATACCTGTGCGCGTGGGAAGTCCCCCTCGCCCTCGGACGCATACTCATGATGCTGCTCATGGTTGCCCTTGCGATCGCGTTCGACGATCCCAGCCTCGGAATCCGCATTGTGATTATCGTCCTCTGCGCGCTGCGCCTGGCGACCTATTACTTCCTCGCGCAAACGTCTGTGCTGCGAAATCCGGGTCAGGTTGTGTAG
- a CDS encoding c-type cytochrome → MTFVLRPALAVYFACACGIAQSNSFVVQDPPKLPEEQRACFTLPPGFEVQLVASEPDIRKPMQLAFDEKGRLLVSTSTDYPLGPAEGAAPSDKLMMIEIDGETGKAASITTLVDGLNIPSGVETLPGNRIILAHAPDTLLLHHTDGVVDSREVLYTGFARDDTHELPNSFTWGVDGWLYGLQGHVNKSDVKDKNGTITPVHFGNTFRMWPDGSKIEVYAPGMSNPWGLAFDERYNLFATDCESRPLWQIVEAFAYQGFNQPKAPAGYAPNITTDNHGASGFAGLVYFDAETFPQEYRGHLYLGNPMLGRVHSDGLKGEGFTRFADRKPDFIASSDRWFRPVDLELGPDGALYIADWYNSIISHVEVRLDHPGRDKSRGRIWRVVYRGTDEERADARRREQIDRPFAGPMAIDWSSADRRALIDALGHSQSWIRRMAANQLSYRFADSLRRPAMRLARNERASDVQRAEALWLAWRIAAAHAADLVKLTHASSALVRAQSVRLLALADDSQLTQLTERELLHVDEALLALLDDADPTVRTNAMLSMRARPTAQSATALLNAKLAAVETDPLTHHAVAVSLGAHVMTTDVLLDANAAELDSAARERLAKALTATPTRPAADALARLILDRLVPRDFLAPAAENALTYGDSDAVMSGLGPMLANLDTYENDLGPIAAAIINTIRAKPERTPALSNPLERIVLAMLDSSQPDARRLAAEAGTLFRSAALAPAADNVIRDANQDAHARRNAAVALMRLDFDRYAPAIAALVGDPSDSIPARRAMAEELATRSKTTEQVDALIAAIKDAPGEVKLGAVQRLLQQKPGVTLLFDAIEAEKLSPAHLTAPLFDIFVYWAHRDPAITARFDALVARAPSVSDENEKTIAYLKEKLQSHTPDASRGKAVFEKNCMVCHRLGGQGAMRGPNLDGVGNRGIDRVLQDVVTPSQDVDPAFRTTVITTNDGVVMSGLLVRETPSEMVLADAEGNETVFPRGDVLETRREWISPMPSGLAQAIPETEFLDALGYLMRASK, encoded by the coding sequence ATGACATTCGTATTGCGCCCGGCGCTTGCCGTGTATTTCGCGTGCGCGTGCGGCATTGCTCAATCGAACTCGTTCGTCGTTCAGGACCCACCGAAGTTGCCTGAGGAACAGCGGGCCTGCTTTACGCTTCCTCCCGGATTTGAGGTCCAACTCGTCGCATCCGAACCCGACATTCGCAAGCCCATGCAGTTGGCGTTCGACGAGAAGGGTCGGCTCCTGGTATCGACGTCGACCGATTATCCGCTCGGGCCCGCGGAAGGCGCGGCGCCATCGGACAAGTTGATGATGATTGAGATCGACGGCGAGACGGGAAAGGCTGCATCGATTACGACGCTGGTCGACGGCCTGAACATTCCGTCCGGCGTCGAGACGCTTCCAGGCAATCGCATCATACTCGCGCACGCGCCGGACACACTGTTGCTGCACCACACGGACGGAGTGGTCGATTCGCGCGAGGTGCTTTACACGGGCTTTGCGCGCGACGACACGCACGAACTGCCGAATTCCTTTACGTGGGGCGTCGACGGATGGCTCTATGGATTGCAGGGCCACGTGAACAAGTCGGACGTGAAAGACAAGAACGGCACAATCACGCCAGTGCATTTCGGCAATACGTTTCGCATGTGGCCGGACGGATCGAAGATCGAAGTATACGCGCCGGGCATGAGCAACCCGTGGGGCCTCGCGTTCGACGAGCGTTACAACCTGTTCGCGACGGATTGCGAGTCGCGGCCGCTGTGGCAGATTGTCGAGGCGTTCGCGTACCAGGGATTCAATCAGCCGAAGGCGCCCGCGGGATATGCGCCGAACATCACGACGGACAATCACGGCGCGAGCGGTTTTGCCGGGTTAGTGTATTTCGACGCGGAGACGTTTCCACAGGAATATCGCGGCCACTTGTATCTTGGCAACCCGATGCTGGGGCGAGTCCATTCGGATGGATTGAAGGGGGAGGGGTTCACGCGGTTCGCGGATCGCAAGCCGGACTTCATCGCATCGAGCGATCGTTGGTTCCGCCCGGTCGATCTCGAATTGGGGCCGGACGGCGCGCTCTACATCGCGGACTGGTACAACAGCATCATCTCGCACGTCGAGGTTCGACTCGATCATCCCGGACGCGACAAATCGCGTGGGCGCATCTGGCGCGTGGTGTATCGGGGCACGGATGAGGAACGAGCGGACGCGAGGCGGCGCGAGCAGATAGATCGGCCTTTTGCGGGGCCGATGGCGATCGACTGGAGCAGCGCAGATCGCCGCGCATTGATCGATGCGCTTGGCCACTCGCAATCGTGGATTCGGCGCATGGCCGCGAACCAATTGAGTTATCGCTTTGCCGACTCGTTGCGTCGGCCAGCGATGCGCCTCGCGCGAAACGAGCGAGCAAGCGACGTGCAGCGTGCTGAAGCCTTATGGCTGGCGTGGCGCATCGCCGCGGCGCACGCCGCCGATCTGGTAAAACTGACACATGCTTCCAGCGCGCTTGTACGGGCGCAGTCAGTGCGGTTGTTGGCGTTGGCGGATGATTCCCAATTGACCCAATTGACCGAACGCGAGCTGTTGCATGTCGATGAAGCTCTGTTGGCGCTGCTTGACGATGCGGACCCTACGGTACGCACGAACGCAATGCTGTCCATGCGAGCGAGACCGACCGCGCAGTCTGCGACGGCATTATTGAACGCGAAGCTTGCAGCGGTTGAAACCGATCCATTGACGCATCACGCCGTCGCGGTGTCGCTCGGTGCGCATGTTATGACGACTGACGTGCTGCTGGATGCGAACGCGGCAGAACTCGATTCCGCGGCTCGAGAGCGGCTGGCCAAGGCGCTGACGGCTACGCCGACACGGCCGGCCGCGGATGCCCTCGCACGCCTGATCCTCGATCGGCTTGTTCCCCGCGATTTCCTGGCGCCGGCTGCGGAGAATGCGCTCACGTACGGCGATTCAGATGCAGTCATGAGCGGTTTGGGCCCGATGCTTGCAAATCTCGATACCTACGAAAACGACCTGGGCCCGATTGCAGCCGCAATTATCAACACGATTCGCGCGAAGCCCGAGCGGACACCGGCATTGTCGAATCCGTTGGAGCGAATTGTGCTTGCGATGTTGGACTCGTCGCAGCCGGATGCCCGGCGGCTTGCGGCAGAGGCTGGGACACTATTTCGGAGTGCTGCGCTGGCGCCTGCAGCGGATAACGTCATCCGCGATGCAAACCAAGACGCACATGCGCGGCGGAACGCGGCTGTTGCCCTGATGCGGTTAGATTTCGATCGGTACGCGCCGGCGATCGCGGCGCTAGTAGGCGATCCGAGTGATTCGATTCCGGCGCGGCGCGCGATGGCGGAGGAGTTGGCGACGCGATCGAAGACGACGGAGCAGGTGGACGCGCTGATTGCGGCAATCAAGGATGCGCCAGGCGAAGTGAAGTTGGGCGCCGTGCAGCGATTGCTGCAGCAGAAGCCCGGCGTCACGTTGTTGTTCGATGCGATTGAGGCGGAAAAGTTGAGTCCCGCGCACCTTACCGCGCCGTTGTTCGACATCTTTGTTTACTGGGCGCACCGCGATCCCGCGATCACGGCGCGATTCGACGCGCTCGTGGCACGCGCGCCATCCGTCAGCGACGAGAACGAAAAGACCATCGCGTATCTGAAAGAGAAACTTCAATCGCACACGCCCGACGCATCGCGCGGGAAGGCCGTCTTCGAGAAGAACTGCATGGTGTGCCATCGACTCGGCGGACAGGGGGCGATGCGCGGTCCGAACCTCGATGGCGTCGGCAATCGGGGGATCGATCGCGTGCTTCAGGACGTGGTGACGCCAAGCCAGGACGTGGACCCCGCGTTTCGCACGACGGTGATCACGACGAATGACGGCGTCGTGATGAGCGGGCTGCTGGTGCGCGAAACGCCGTCGGAAATGGTGCTGGCCGATGCCGAAGGCAACGAGACGGTATTTCCGCGCGGCGACGTACTGGAGACGCGGAGGGAGTGGATTTCGCCGATGCCGTCGGGATTGGCGCAAGCGATTCCGGAGACGGAGTTCTTGGATGCACTGGGTTACTTGATGCGAGCGTCGAAGTAG
- a CDS encoding Gfo/Idh/MocA family oxidoreductase codes for MGDIGIGLIGSQFIADIHAESFKHARGARCVAVASPTPGNARRFADKHCIAHAFTDYRELLKRDDIDGVVLCLPNYLHCEATVLAAEAGKHVLCEKPMCMNLREADTMMAACANAGVTFMYAEELCFAPKYVRAKQLADEGALGRVYLVKQSEKHFGPHADWFWNVEQSGGGVLFDMGCHGIEFARWVLGRPKATRVYAHCATYVHGERTRGEDTAVLIVEFENNAMALIEESWARHGGMDDRAEIYGSEGVTYADLIHGNSLETYSTRGYGYAVEKAATTQGWTFTAFEELWNYGFPQEMQHFVDCIRDGTPPAVTADDGRAVLEIIQAAYASAGAGKRIELPYTIDPAKPIDLWGHA; via the coding sequence ATGGGCGATATCGGGATTGGACTCATCGGTTCGCAATTCATCGCGGACATCCACGCGGAGTCGTTCAAGCACGCACGCGGAGCGCGGTGTGTTGCGGTTGCGTCGCCAACGCCGGGCAATGCGCGCAGGTTTGCTGACAAGCACTGCATTGCGCACGCTTTTACGGACTATCGCGAGCTGTTGAAACGCGACGACATTGACGGCGTGGTGCTCTGTCTGCCGAACTATCTGCACTGCGAGGCCACGGTGCTGGCCGCGGAGGCGGGCAAGCACGTGCTCTGCGAAAAGCCGATGTGCATGAACTTGCGCGAGGCGGACACGATGATGGCCGCGTGCGCGAATGCAGGTGTTACGTTCATGTACGCGGAGGAGTTGTGTTTTGCGCCGAAATACGTGCGCGCGAAGCAACTCGCGGACGAGGGCGCGCTGGGGCGGGTGTATCTCGTGAAACAAAGCGAAAAACATTTCGGACCGCACGCGGACTGGTTCTGGAACGTCGAGCAGAGCGGGGGTGGGGTGTTGTTCGACATGGGGTGCCACGGAATCGAGTTCGCGCGATGGGTACTGGGGCGTCCGAAGGCGACGCGGGTGTACGCGCATTGCGCCACGTATGTGCATGGGGAACGCACGCGCGGCGAGGACACGGCGGTGTTGATCGTGGAGTTTGAGAACAATGCCATGGCGCTCATCGAGGAAAGCTGGGCGCGGCACGGCGGCATGGACGATCGCGCGGAGATCTATGGAAGCGAGGGCGTGACCTACGCCGATCTCATCCACGGTAATTCGCTCGAGACGTACAGCACGCGCGGATACGGTTACGCGGTCGAGAAAGCGGCCACCACGCAGGGATGGACATTCACCGCGTTTGAAGAACTCTGGAACTACGGGTTCCCGCAAGAGATGCAGCACTTCGTCGATTGCATCCGCGACGGTACACCGCCCGCGGTTACCGCCGACGATGGGCGCGCCGTACTCGAAATCATACAAGCGGCCTATGCGTCCGCGGGCGCCGGCAAACGAATCGAATTGCCTTATACCATCGACCCCGCAAAACCAATCGACCTGTGGGGGCACGCATGA
- the rplM gene encoding 50S ribosomal protein L13, giving the protein MKTYVPKDGEVQKKWYVIDAEGKVLGRVAVEAAKLLRGKHKPQYTPYLDCGDHVIIINADKARVTGNKGDQKMYYRHSGYPGGLTEYSYNRLLAKHPTRAMFLAVKGMLPHNRLGRKLATHVRVYAGTEHEHAAQKPEPYTF; this is encoded by the coding sequence GTGAAGACGTATGTCCCCAAAGATGGGGAAGTGCAAAAGAAGTGGTACGTGATTGACGCCGAGGGCAAAGTGCTCGGGCGCGTGGCGGTCGAGGCGGCCAAGTTGTTGCGCGGCAAGCACAAGCCGCAATATACGCCGTACCTGGATTGCGGCGACCACGTCATCATCATCAACGCCGACAAGGCGCGGGTGACCGGCAACAAGGGCGACCAGAAGATGTACTACCGCCACTCCGGGTACCCCGGCGGGTTGACGGAGTATTCGTATAACCGGCTGTTGGCAAAGCACCCGACACGGGCGATGTTTTTGGCGGTGAAGGGCATGCTCCCGCACAACCGCCTTGGCCGCAAGCTGGCGACGCACGTGCGCGTGTACGCGGGTACGGAGCATGAGCACGCCGCCCAGAAACCGGAACCGTACACCTTTTAA